One Brachyspira suanatina DNA segment encodes these proteins:
- the fliR gene encoding flagellar biosynthetic protein FliR, with protein sequence MDNFVNFFQIYLLIMVRFIAILMVAPLFSSNVIPNTIKMALAFIATAAIFPLVANINVQVAPTFVEYFLTLVNEALIGILIGFLMSIIFTAYQVMANFFEIQMGFGISETVDPISQVTVPVLGQLQSLVVILLFIAIDGPSWVIRTLFYSFKAMPVLSDASKAVFTSSFNGVIDRMIYYMSSLFSVALSLALPIMLTLFLLSLSLGLLAKAAPQMNILMLGFPMQIAVGVAAYYILIPVLVSNFMKVLETTIADVNNIITFLSGGTV encoded by the coding sequence ATGGATAATTTCGTGAATTTCTTTCAAATTTACCTGCTCATTATGGTAAGATTTATAGCTATACTTATGGTAGCTCCATTATTTTCTTCTAATGTTATTCCTAATACTATAAAAATGGCATTAGCTTTCATTGCTACAGCAGCTATATTTCCATTAGTTGCTAATATCAATGTTCAGGTGGCTCCTACTTTTGTTGAATACTTTTTGACATTAGTAAATGAAGCATTAATAGGAATATTGATAGGATTCTTGATGTCAATCATATTTACTGCTTATCAAGTTATGGCGAATTTCTTTGAAATACAAATGGGATTCGGTATATCAGAAACTGTTGACCCTATATCTCAAGTTACAGTACCAGTACTAGGACAATTACAGTCTTTAGTAGTTATATTATTATTTATAGCCATAGACGGACCTAGCTGGGTTATCAGAACTTTATTTTACAGCTTTAAGGCTATGCCTGTATTGAGCGATGCTTCAAAAGCAGTATTTACTTCATCGTTTAACGGCGTTATAGATAGAATGATATATTATATGAGTTCTTTATTTTCTGTGGCTCTTTCATTAGCTTTACCTATAATGCTTACTTTATTTTTATTATCATTAAGTTTGGGATTATTAGCTAAGGCGGCACCTCAGATGAATATTTTAATGCTTGGTTTTCCTATGCAGATAGCTGTTGGTGTAGCTGCTTATTATATTTTGATACCAGTTCTTGTTTCTAATTTTATGAAAGTATTAGAAACTACTATAGCAGATGTTAATAATATAATAACTTTCTTATCCGGAGGAACAGTATGA
- the fliQ gene encoding flagellar biosynthesis protein FliQ: MSDTSIIVLVQETLWVFMLLSAPVLGVSIIVGLIISILQATTSIQEQTLTFVPKMIAMLAVIYMLASWMLNYTSAFTVRLFSILPSIAR; encoded by the coding sequence ATGAGTGATACTTCGATTATTGTTTTAGTGCAAGAAACTTTATGGGTATTCATGTTGCTATCAGCTCCGGTTTTGGGAGTATCAATTATTGTTGGATTGATAATCTCAATACTTCAAGCTACTACAAGTATTCAGGAGCAGACTTTAACATTTGTTCCTAAAATGATAGCAATGTTGGCAGTGATATATATGTTAGCTTCTTGGATGCTGAATTATACTAGTGCATTTACTGTTAGATTATTCAGCATACTTCCAAGTATAGCTAGATAA
- the fliP gene encoding flagellar type III secretion system pore protein FliP (The bacterial flagellar biogenesis protein FliP forms a type III secretion system (T3SS)-type pore required for flagellar assembly.) — translation MRKFLMVFLVLCLLIPTVAYAQDNTQIPIPTIGLNVTQAQTPQQVSLGLQILFLLTILSLSPSIIIMTTSFIRVSIVLSFVQRALSLQETPPRALIMGLSLFLTFFIMMPTLTQVNNEALQPYLNGTIGVNELYSRGIQPIRMFMFNSLRGENGMKSLDLFLSISNTDIRLREIQTVDDLNRIPTIVVVPAFIINELTIAFKMGIYLFIPFIVIDLVVASILMAMGMIMLPPIMISLPLKIILFVAVDGWKLLILQIVQSFQ, via the coding sequence ATGCGAAAGTTTCTAATGGTATTTTTGGTATTATGTTTACTTATACCTACGGTAGCTTACGCTCAAGATAATACTCAGATACCAATACCTACAATAGGATTAAATGTTACTCAGGCTCAGACACCTCAGCAGGTTAGCTTGGGGCTTCAAATATTATTTCTTTTAACAATATTGTCATTATCTCCATCTATAATAATAATGACAACAAGTTTTATAAGAGTTTCAATAGTATTAAGTTTTGTTCAAAGGGCATTGTCTTTACAAGAAACCCCTCCAAGAGCATTGATAATGGGGCTTTCTTTGTTTTTGACATTTTTTATAATGATGCCCACATTAACTCAGGTAAATAATGAGGCACTTCAGCCATATTTAAATGGTACTATAGGTGTCAATGAATTATACAGCAGAGGTATACAGCCTATAAGAATGTTTATGTTTAACTCTTTACGTGGTGAGAATGGTATGAAGAGTTTGGATTTGTTCTTGAGTATAAGTAATACAGATATAAGACTTAGAGAGATTCAGACAGTTGATGATTTAAACAGAATTCCTACCATTGTTGTTGTTCCCGCATTCATTATTAATGAACTTACAATAGCATTTAAGATGGGAATATATTTGTTTATTCCATTTATAGTTATAGATTTGGTAGTTGCTTCCATACTTATGGCAATGGGTATGATAATGCTTCCGCCTATTATGATATCATTACCGCTTAAAATAATTTTATTTGTTGCGGTAGACGGATGGAAACTTTTAATACTTCAGATAGTACAGAGTTTCCAATAA
- a CDS encoding GNAT family N-acetyltransferase — translation MCSIREAHIEDAENVVNYIVKVSDETNFMMSDSNERELDVKKEEEFLQNIQKSITTKMFLCEIDGEIIGICNLKGIDKKRVKHRVNLGISVLKKYWGNGIAKKLINYAIAYAKENSIKKIELTVRTDNERALKLYKSLGFFIEGEIKGFFCIDDVYYNCYIMGLFI, via the coding sequence ATGTGTAGTATAAGAGAAGCACATATAGAAGATGCTGAAAATGTTGTAAATTACATAGTCAAAGTGTCTGATGAAACAAATTTTATGATGTCTGATTCTAATGAAAGGGAATTAGATGTAAAAAAAGAGGAGGAATTTTTACAAAATATACAAAAAAGCATAACTACTAAGATGTTTTTATGCGAAATAGACGGTGAAATTATCGGAATATGTAATTTAAAAGGTATTGATAAGAAAAGGGTAAAACATAGGGTAAATTTAGGAATAAGTGTATTAAAAAAATATTGGGGTAATGGAATCGCTAAAAAGCTTATTAATTATGCTATAGCCTATGCTAAAGAAAATTCTATAAAAAAGATAGAATTAACGGTTAGAACTGATAATGAAAGAGCATTAAAACTCTATAAATCACTTGGTTTTTTTATAGAGGGAGAGATAAAAGGCTTTTTTTGTATTGATGATGTTTATTACAATTGCTATATAATGGGATTATTTATTTAG
- a CDS encoding META domain-containing protein: MKKTLLLLSSLFLLLSCSQQKNQNINIFEALNGSEFYLTSNPKITIGFENSNVYGNASINRYFTSFSISNDQIILGTNIGATLMAGNEEDMKSEQEFLTDLSKANSVSLDNDKLIIKTSENKELFFIKRSLNYNDLYGREFILENKYPEIGITIGFDTNKVYGFSGVNRYFAGYTLTNNNVISIGALGSTMMAGPEENMKAEQEFTTLLSEASNITLSITNLEITTKSGEKLIFKDDSISGNKLLGRTFLLKNFYKYPNVEITMSFYGKENQVNGFSGVNTYKTSYSNINGNEIKFNGLAMTRMAGSEENMNAEADFSKYIENAKYMYLKGKELIIIANDATILRFVEDYFDVNEYSGKEFKLSNMLEGTEITLSITNNSFVGKSGVNNYNIPFEIKDGKITMSKTGISTLMAGPEADMNAEDEYLKLLNKANYISYNNNTLCIKTSDDDILLFNMVN; this comes from the coding sequence ATGAAAAAAACACTATTATTACTATCATCTCTATTCTTACTACTATCATGCTCTCAACAAAAGAATCAAAATATAAACATATTTGAAGCATTAAATGGCAGTGAATTCTATCTCACAAGCAATCCTAAAATAACAATAGGATTTGAAAACAGTAATGTTTATGGAAATGCAAGCATAAATAGATATTTCACATCATTCAGCATTAGCAATGATCAAATAATTTTAGGTACAAATATAGGAGCAACTTTAATGGCTGGAAACGAAGAAGATATGAAAAGTGAACAAGAATTTTTAACTGATTTAAGCAAAGCTAACTCTGTTTCATTAGATAATGATAAATTAATAATAAAAACTTCTGAAAACAAAGAATTATTTTTCATAAAAAGAAGTTTAAATTACAATGATTTATATGGCAGAGAATTCATTCTTGAAAATAAATACCCTGAAATCGGTATAACAATAGGATTTGACACTAATAAAGTTTATGGTTTTTCTGGAGTTAATAGATACTTTGCAGGATATACCTTAACTAACAATAATGTAATATCAATAGGGGCATTGGGTTCTACTATGATGGCAGGCCCTGAAGAAAATATGAAAGCAGAACAAGAATTTACAACATTACTTTCAGAAGCATCTAATATCACATTATCAATAACAAATTTAGAAATAACTACAAAATCAGGTGAAAAATTAATATTTAAAGATGATTCTATATCAGGCAATAAATTATTAGGAAGAACATTTTTATTGAAAAATTTCTATAAATATCCTAATGTAGAAATCACTATGTCTTTTTATGGTAAAGAGAATCAAGTAAATGGTTTCTCTGGTGTAAACACTTACAAAACTTCATATAGCAATATAAACGGCAATGAAATTAAATTTAATGGTTTAGCTATGACTAGAATGGCTGGTTCTGAAGAAAATATGAATGCTGAAGCAGATTTCTCAAAATATATTGAAAATGCTAAATATATGTACTTAAAAGGAAAAGAACTTATTATAATAGCTAATGACGCTACAATATTAAGATTCGTAGAAGATTATTTTGATGTTAATGAGTATTCAGGAAAAGAATTCAAATTATCAAATATGCTTGAAGGCACAGAAATCACTTTATCTATAACTAATAATTCATTTGTTGGAAAATCTGGAGTTAATAACTACAATATACCATTTGAAATAAAAGATGGTAAAATAACAATGAGTAAAACAGGAATATCAACTTTAATGGCAGGTCCTGAAGCTGATATGAATGCTGAAGATGAATATTTAAAACTTCTTAATAAAGCTAATTATATATCTTATAACAATAATACTTTATGCATAAAAACATCTGATGATGATATATTACTTTTTAACATGGTAAATTAA
- a CDS encoding penicillin-binding protein 1A, with product MGKILKKISDKYNSINIEQFKKFYIVSMTLIFLIITVIFSILVADIVLQPDVQAVELYKPTIPTKIYDIKGEVISEFFTEQRALVEYKDLPPQLIEAIISMEDNNFMSHFGIDIIGIFRGTIGNILTGRRARGASTLTQQVARNIVLKSTERTITRKLKEIWVTFQIEKRLTKEEIVTLYFNQIYFGHSVYGVQAASRFYFNKDVQNLDLAECAMLATLPPAPNAYSPINNPNISIARHKVVLNRMADLNFITRDEAKQAHKEFWESYTGKIGRRGSTAYSASIDRAPYVTEYVRRQLVDRYGEKALKEDGLKIYTTIDIEKQEAAQKLLTEALTEYNNKYEGGSMDIVNLYNRETIDKMKMISILFNLPENTAYNKFNIAVRDTLNKYTTLPLALMSDIFGMEEVNDITMEVMKADEAELSRQIEGALVSIDPRNGYIVSMVGGSGFTARNQFNRATQARRQAGSAFKPFVYAASMDVTNYSPSTIVSDAPIGFVPEEGEDGEVWIPKNYSGNFKGDVSLRYALSASLNIATVNVLNYVGITNTIRYVEPIFKAEPDSDKSKRMFNPDLTLSLGTGLFTPLELTTGFAEFANEGKEVNPILIRYVTDRYGIVMDNFEDELKKKVTLRGGPKQVISKEVAYMISDILMGVLRGGTATSAMYEAKFTRRGAGKTGTSNDWKDAWFVGYTPELATGIWIGFDSFKYSLGNNQVGGRVAAPIWGKYMVEALKEVKPTWYTKPENVISMQVCAISGKLPGPLCYSFQTDLFVQDKIPIDTCNVCSHYLEDSNELDSIIDSFLNY from the coding sequence TTGGGAAAAATATTAAAAAAAATATCTGATAAATACAATAGTATAAATATAGAACAATTTAAAAAATTTTATATAGTATCAATGACATTAATATTTTTAATAATAACTGTCATATTTTCTATTTTGGTTGCTGACATAGTTCTGCAGCCTGATGTTCAAGCTGTAGAATTGTACAAGCCTACAATACCTACAAAAATTTATGATATAAAAGGTGAAGTAATATCAGAATTTTTCACAGAGCAAAGAGCATTAGTAGAATATAAAGATTTACCTCCTCAATTAATAGAAGCAATAATATCTATGGAAGATAATAATTTTATGTCGCATTTTGGAATAGATATTATAGGTATATTCAGAGGTACAATAGGAAACATATTAACCGGAAGAAGAGCAAGAGGTGCAAGTACATTAACTCAGCAGGTTGCTAGAAACATTGTATTAAAATCTACAGAAAGAACAATAACAAGAAAATTAAAAGAAATATGGGTTACTTTCCAAATAGAAAAAAGACTTACTAAAGAAGAAATAGTTACTTTATATTTCAATCAAATATATTTCGGACACTCTGTATACGGAGTTCAGGCAGCAAGCAGATTTTATTTTAACAAAGATGTACAAAATTTAGATTTAGCAGAATGTGCAATGCTAGCCACACTTCCGCCTGCTCCGAATGCATACTCCCCTATCAATAATCCTAATATATCAATAGCAAGACATAAAGTTGTTCTTAACAGAATGGCTGATTTAAATTTCATAACTAGAGATGAAGCTAAGCAGGCACATAAAGAATTCTGGGAATCATATACAGGAAAAATCGGAAGAAGAGGTTCAACAGCTTATAGTGCATCAATAGACAGAGCTCCTTATGTTACTGAATATGTTAGAAGACAATTAGTAGATAGATATGGAGAAAAAGCATTAAAAGAAGACGGACTTAAAATATACACAACTATAGATATAGAAAAACAGGAAGCTGCTCAGAAATTATTAACAGAGGCGCTTACAGAATATAATAATAAATATGAAGGCGGTTCTATGGATATAGTTAATCTATATAATAGAGAAACTATAGATAAAATGAAAATGATTTCTATATTATTTAATCTTCCTGAAAATACAGCTTATAATAAATTTAATATTGCAGTAAGAGATACTTTAAATAAATATACTACTTTACCTTTGGCATTGATGTCTGATATATTTGGAATGGAAGAAGTTAATGACATTACTATGGAAGTAATGAAAGCTGATGAAGCAGAACTTTCAAGACAAATTGAAGGAGCTTTAGTTTCAATAGACCCTAGAAACGGATATATTGTTTCAATGGTTGGAGGTTCAGGATTTACAGCTAGAAACCAATTCAACAGAGCTACTCAGGCAAGAAGACAGGCTGGAAGTGCTTTCAAGCCTTTTGTATATGCTGCCTCAATGGATGTTACTAATTATAGCCCTTCAACTATTGTTAGTGATGCTCCTATAGGTTTTGTGCCTGAAGAAGGAGAAGACGGAGAAGTTTGGATACCTAAAAACTATTCAGGAAATTTCAAAGGCGATGTAAGTTTAAGATATGCATTGTCTGCATCATTAAATATAGCTACAGTTAACGTACTCAATTATGTAGGAATAACAAACACTATAAGATATGTAGAGCCTATATTTAAAGCTGAACCTGATTCTGATAAATCTAAAAGAATGTTTAATCCTGATTTAACATTAAGTTTAGGTACAGGATTATTCACACCATTAGAACTTACAACAGGATTTGCTGAATTTGCTAACGAAGGAAAAGAAGTCAATCCTATACTTATAAGATATGTTACTGACAGATACGGAATAGTAATGGACAACTTTGAAGATGAATTAAAGAAAAAAGTAACATTAAGAGGCGGTCCTAAACAAGTTATAAGTAAAGAAGTTGCCTACATGATAAGCGACATATTAATGGGAGTATTAAGAGGCGGTACTGCTACAAGTGCTATGTACGAAGCTAAATTCACAAGAAGAGGCGCTGGTAAAACAGGTACTTCTAATGACTGGAAAGATGCTTGGTTTGTAGGATATACTCCAGAGCTTGCTACAGGAATATGGATAGGATTTGACTCATTTAAATATTCTTTAGGAAATAATCAGGTTGGAGGAAGAGTTGCTGCTCCTATATGGGGTAAATATATGGTAGAAGCATTGAAAGAGGTTAAGCCTACTTGGTATACAAAACCTGAAAATGTTATAAGCATGCAGGTTTGTGCTATAAGCGGAAAATTGCCTGGTCCTTTATGCTATTCTTTCCAAACCGACTTATTTGTACAAGATAAAATACCTATTGATACTTGTAATGTATGTTCTCATTATTTGGAAGATTCTAATGAACTTGATAGCATAATAGATTCATTCCTCAATTATTAA
- a CDS encoding conjugal transfer protein TraB: MDKKIIENIDSKILRYKNILAIPSIHSRVYFSLAVREAFENFKPDIVAVEHPANFADSLREAVSRLPFVSLIIREIENEAVYIPIDPCDSIIEAVRLAIDEEIPFFPIDKDITSINSNSHYLMPDDYVMKNIGLEKFYTEVKNNYIFHKDETDEEREIFMAKNLHELSKKYNKILLVIGMSHWENIVEILKKLDDEKLKEEILSKKFSEDDEEYIYSEPKIYNVHKESLNKMLGEFPFTTYMYELYRNGELETFDKIHIIETIFREAKMRYKLPISLLQQKNMMKYLRNLCLLDNYIIPDYIDMLTAAKCMINNDYALEVMEGMEYYPHYTEEDENYPTIKLNRDPSTNGMEGMLKDKKIKLHKYDNVWKTSFKKVNVTTRPSEKYEGEWEDVWNKRTNLLSHVPEDILMEKHMNILRDKIRNMLTEDKARIEPFTVSIKDGIDMRETIRNYYKNEIYVREIPKIKGNIGHMVVIFDDEHDEDYDWNIVWYSEAHDDSDLILYSTEPGNTLVGPGISKCYFGGYASLMPPQAPHDVWRMYKHLKKDGIVRNYADLLLYTAIIYSVDKYLGYVAPTPPSSILKEFAKKNSVEIVYVPLTTFSSETLRKLRHFHVLGNKRLRKIADDYII; this comes from the coding sequence ATGGATAAAAAAATAATAGAGAATATAGATTCTAAAATTCTAAGGTATAAAAATATATTAGCAATACCTTCAATACATTCTAGGGTTTATTTTTCTTTAGCTGTAAGAGAAGCTTTTGAAAATTTTAAACCTGATATTGTAGCGGTAGAACATCCTGCCAATTTTGCTGATTCATTAAGAGAGGCTGTAAGCAGACTTCCATTTGTAAGTTTGATTATAAGAGAAATTGAAAATGAAGCTGTTTATATACCTATAGATCCCTGTGATTCTATAATAGAAGCTGTTCGTCTTGCTATAGATGAGGAAATACCATTCTTTCCAATAGACAAAGATATCACTTCAATAAACTCTAATTCTCATTATCTTATGCCTGATGATTATGTTATGAAAAATATAGGGCTTGAAAAATTCTATACTGAAGTAAAAAACAATTATATATTTCATAAAGATGAAACAGATGAAGAGAGAGAAATATTCATGGCTAAAAATCTTCATGAACTCTCTAAAAAATATAATAAAATACTTCTTGTTATAGGAATGTCGCATTGGGAAAATATTGTTGAAATATTAAAAAAATTAGACGATGAAAAATTAAAAGAAGAAATATTAAGTAAAAAGTTTTCAGAAGATGATGAAGAATATATATATTCAGAACCTAAAATATATAATGTACATAAAGAATCATTAAATAAAATGCTTGGAGAGTTTCCATTCACAACTTATATGTACGAACTATATAGAAACGGAGAATTAGAAACTTTTGATAAGATACATATAATAGAAACTATTTTTAGAGAAGCAAAGATGAGGTATAAACTTCCAATATCATTACTTCAGCAAAAAAATATGATGAAGTATTTAAGGAATTTATGTCTTCTTGATAATTATATAATACCAGACTATATAGATATGCTCACAGCAGCAAAATGCATGATAAACAATGATTATGCATTAGAAGTAATGGAAGGTATGGAATATTATCCTCATTACACCGAAGAAGATGAGAACTACCCTACCATAAAATTAAATAGAGATCCAAGCACAAATGGTATGGAAGGAATGCTAAAAGATAAAAAAATCAAACTGCATAAATATGATAATGTATGGAAAACATCTTTCAAGAAAGTTAATGTAACAACTCGTCCTAGTGAAAAATATGAAGGAGAATGGGAAGATGTTTGGAATAAAAGAACAAATCTTCTTTCTCATGTACCTGAAGATATACTTATGGAAAAGCATATGAATATACTTAGAGATAAAATAAGAAATATGCTTACAGAAGACAAAGCAAGAATAGAACCTTTCACTGTAAGCATTAAAGACGGTATTGATATGCGTGAAACTATAAGAAACTATTATAAAAATGAAATATATGTAAGAGAGATTCCAAAAATCAAGGGAAATATCGGACATATGGTTGTAATATTTGATGATGAGCATGACGAAGATTATGATTGGAATATAGTTTGGTATAGTGAAGCACATGATGACAGCGATTTGATATTATACTCTACTGAACCTGGAAATACTTTAGTAGGTCCTGGAATTTCTAAATGCTATTTTGGAGGTTATGCTTCTTTAATGCCTCCTCAGGCTCCGCATGATGTTTGGAGAATGTATAAGCATTTAAAAAAAGACGGAATAGTTAGAAATTATGCTGATTTACTTTTATATACGGCAATAATATATTCTGTTGATAAATATTTAGGTTATGTTGCCCCTACTCCTCCTTCAAGCATATTAAAAGAATTTGCAAAAAAGAATTCAGTTGAAATAGTTTATGTTCCTCTCACCACTTTTTCAAGTGAAACTCTAAGAAAGTTAAGACATTTTCATGTACTTGGAAATAAAAGACTTAGAAAAATTGCTGATGATTATATAATATAA
- a CDS encoding outer membrane beta-barrel protein, with protein sequence MKKLLLFISIFISINLSLLAASGFEGIINIPAGMAVGIPMGTPEHEVGLGFDIGITAQFGYVIDFKNNIGLSILAETGYSYDTYSSSISSDKAKSVVSTSAFHSFQIGILPKVNIYDFSIGVGGGLKIPVSGIEEVKTVSYGTNYTSVGSTVNMVDIVNKYDKMNVIPYIKLTVDYSVFNNYNVGANFGLYFDYEFGVRQKIDEKKYVSTDAFGLGLQIGLRFSPFNSRQIALDSKEKDKKE encoded by the coding sequence ATGAAAAAACTGTTATTATTTATAAGTATTTTTATATCAATTAACTTATCACTTTTGGCAGCAAGCGGATTTGAAGGAATAATAAATATACCTGCTGGTATGGCTGTAGGAATACCTATGGGAACACCAGAACATGAAGTAGGATTGGGTTTTGATATTGGTATTACAGCACAATTCGGATATGTAATAGATTTTAAAAATAATATAGGACTTAGTATATTGGCTGAAACAGGATATAGTTATGATACTTATTCTTCTTCAATATCTTCTGACAAAGCAAAATCTGTTGTTTCTACTTCTGCTTTTCATAGCTTTCAAATAGGAATTTTACCAAAAGTAAATATTTATGATTTTTCTATAGGTGTTGGAGGAGGATTAAAAATACCTGTATCAGGAATTGAAGAGGTAAAAACAGTTAGTTATGGTACTAATTACACATCAGTTGGAAGTACTGTAAATATGGTTGATATAGTTAATAAATACGATAAAATGAATGTAATACCTTACATTAAATTAACGGTAGATTATTCTGTATTTAATAATTATAATGTAGGTGCCAATTTCGGATTGTATTTTGATTATGAATTTGGTGTAAGGCAAAAAATTGATGAAAAAAAATATGTATCTACAGATGCATTCGGTCTTGGTCTGCAGATAGGTTTAAGATTTAGTCCTTTTAATAGCCGTCAAATTGCTCTAGATAGTAAAGAGAAAGATAAAAAAGAATAA